Proteins from a single region of Acidovorax sp. NCPPB 3576:
- a CDS encoding formylglycine-generating enzyme family protein: MRPSLLCVLSWMPAALGLMGSPCANAQPPAAKVWTNSLGMPFVRIPAGRFRMGSDESPDALAASYPLMERKRFSLLADEAPVHTVRIRRAFYLGQTEVTVGQFRRFIEASGYRPESEADGTGGYGYNPDYDPATTERGDAFEGRDRRYSWRNPGFAQGEDHPVVNITWHDAHALAAWLSSTEGHRYRLPTEAEWEYACRAGTRTRYPHGDDPESLVRHANTFDQDAAPYWPRWQAQALKGHDGHAFTAPVASYPANAFGLHDMVGNAWEWVSDWHGDTAYAESARDDPQGPAQGSVRVRRGGSWHTWPLYARCSYRNWNSPDTRYTLVGMRLLREVDDSAGSTRKLQPHAVR; this comes from the coding sequence ATGCGCCCCTCCTTGCTCTGTGTTCTGTCCTGGATGCCAGCGGCGCTGGGTCTGATGGGCTCGCCCTGCGCGAACGCGCAGCCGCCCGCTGCCAAGGTCTGGACCAATTCGCTCGGCATGCCCTTCGTGCGCATCCCGGCTGGCCGCTTCCGGATGGGCAGCGACGAATCCCCCGACGCACTGGCCGCGTCCTACCCGCTCATGGAACGCAAACGTTTCAGCTTGCTGGCGGACGAGGCGCCCGTGCACACCGTGCGCATCCGCCGGGCTTTCTACCTGGGCCAGACCGAGGTCACCGTGGGGCAGTTCCGCCGCTTCATCGAGGCATCGGGCTATCGCCCCGAGTCCGAAGCCGATGGCACCGGCGGCTATGGCTACAACCCCGATTACGACCCCGCCACCACCGAGCGCGGCGACGCATTCGAGGGGCGCGATCGGCGCTACTCCTGGCGCAACCCCGGCTTTGCGCAGGGCGAAGACCACCCCGTGGTCAACATCACCTGGCACGACGCGCACGCCCTGGCCGCATGGCTCAGCAGCACCGAAGGCCACCGCTACCGCCTGCCGACCGAGGCCGAGTGGGAATACGCCTGCCGCGCCGGAACGCGCACCCGCTACCCGCACGGCGACGATCCCGAAAGCCTGGTGCGGCACGCCAATACGTTCGACCAGGACGCCGCGCCCTATTGGCCCCGCTGGCAGGCCCAGGCGCTGAAAGGCCACGACGGCCACGCCTTCACCGCGCCCGTGGCCAGCTACCCCGCCAACGCCTTCGGCCTGCACGACATGGTGGGCAACGCGTGGGAATGGGTGTCCGACTGGCATGGCGACACCGCCTATGCCGAGTCGGCGCGCGACGATCCCCAAGGCCCCGCGCAAGGCAGCGTGCGCGTGCGCCGCGGCGGCTCGTGGCACACCTGGCCGCTGTATGCACGCTGCTCGTACCGCAACTGGAACAGCCCGGACACGCGCTACACGCTGGTGGGCATGCGGCTCTTGCGGGAGGTGGATGATTCGGCGGGCTCCACGCGAAAGCTGCAACCGCACGCTGTGCGCTGA
- a CDS encoding cyclic peptide export ABC transporter, with product MTSPNGPSGNAAEIRRLLKPFLPWIALSAITGIGAGAATVALLATINRVLNTPGGLAGGLLMVFICLCLGALAGRVVSDMSSNFVGQRLVAQVRKGLAQKILAAPIDALERYRTHRLMPVLSQDVDMISDVVFALSATLIAVAIALGCLIYLAVLSLPLFGVLIVALAIGATIQVVAQSRGVAGFWKAREYEEQLHKAYRGISEGAKELRMHRARRARMFSGQIERVVDSIRTVNGRAINTYVIATAFGSALFFLLIALILGWAALRAPEPAVLSGFVLVLLFLKGPMDQIASALPGVGRAKVAFQRIADLSARFASPEPHLPLHAQQREARLDDAIELRDVRYAFDAPEGGEPFVLGPIDLRLRKGELVFVVGDNGSGKTTLIKLLLGLYAPQSGTIVLDGEPVVPETRDDYRQLFTTVFSDFYLFEDLLGGESVGSTEQAQKYLERLEIAHKVSVKDGVFTTTDLSTGQRKRLALVHAYLEGRPVLVFDEWAADQDPTFRHLFYTELLPELRAKGHLLVVISHDDRYFHLADRVVTMRAGRVAQDRVPTAPAGQGGPAASPQHRPLGSAAAPLSSTQEEAREDFEPA from the coding sequence ATGACATCTCCCAATGGCCCCAGCGGCAACGCCGCCGAAATCAGGCGCCTGCTAAAGCCTTTCCTTCCGTGGATCGCCTTGTCCGCCATCACCGGCATCGGGGCCGGCGCGGCCACCGTCGCGCTGCTGGCCACCATCAACCGGGTGCTCAACACGCCGGGCGGGCTGGCCGGCGGGCTGCTCATGGTCTTCATCTGCCTGTGCCTGGGCGCCCTGGCTGGCCGGGTCGTGTCGGACATGTCCAGCAACTTCGTGGGCCAGCGCCTGGTGGCGCAGGTGCGCAAGGGGTTGGCCCAGAAAATCCTCGCGGCGCCCATCGATGCGCTGGAGCGCTACCGCACACACCGCCTCATGCCTGTGCTGTCGCAGGACGTGGACATGATCAGCGACGTGGTGTTCGCGCTCTCGGCCACCCTCATCGCGGTGGCCATCGCGCTGGGGTGCCTGATCTACCTGGCCGTGCTGTCGCTGCCGCTGTTCGGCGTGCTCATCGTGGCGCTGGCCATCGGCGCCACCATCCAGGTGGTGGCGCAGTCGCGCGGCGTGGCGGGCTTCTGGAAGGCACGCGAATACGAAGAGCAACTGCACAAGGCCTACCGCGGCATCAGCGAAGGCGCCAAGGAGCTGCGCATGCACCGCGCGCGCCGCGCCCGCATGTTCAGCGGTCAGATCGAGCGCGTGGTGGACAGCATTCGCACCGTCAACGGGCGCGCCATCAACACCTACGTGATCGCCACGGCCTTCGGCTCGGCGCTGTTCTTCCTGCTGATCGCGCTCATACTCGGCTGGGCCGCCCTGCGCGCGCCCGAGCCGGCCGTGCTCAGCGGGTTCGTGCTGGTGCTGCTGTTCTTGAAAGGCCCCATGGACCAGATCGCCTCGGCGCTGCCCGGCGTGGGCCGGGCCAAGGTGGCCTTCCAGCGCATCGCGGACCTGTCGGCCCGCTTCGCCAGCCCCGAGCCGCACCTGCCGCTGCACGCGCAGCAGCGCGAGGCCCGCCTGGACGATGCCATCGAACTGCGCGACGTGCGCTACGCCTTCGATGCGCCCGAGGGCGGCGAGCCCTTCGTGCTCGGTCCCATCGACCTGCGCCTGCGCAAGGGCGAACTCGTCTTCGTGGTGGGCGACAACGGCTCCGGCAAGACCACCCTCATCAAGCTGCTGCTGGGGCTGTACGCACCGCAAAGCGGCACCATCGTGCTGGACGGCGAGCCCGTCGTGCCCGAGACGCGCGACGACTACCGCCAGCTGTTCACCACCGTGTTCTCGGACTTCTACCTGTTCGAAGACCTGCTGGGCGGCGAATCGGTGGGGTCCACGGAACAAGCCCAAAAATACCTGGAGCGCCTGGAGATCGCCCACAAGGTGTCGGTGAAGGACGGCGTGTTCACCACCACCGACCTCTCCACCGGCCAGCGCAAGCGGCTGGCGCTGGTGCATGCCTACCTGGAAGGGCGCCCGGTACTGGTGTTCGACGAGTGGGCCGCCGACCAGGACCCGACCTTCCGCCACCTGTTCTATACCGAGCTGCTGCCCGAGCTGCGCGCCAAGGGACACCTGCTGGTCGTCATCTCCCACGACGACCGTTACTTTCACCTGGCCGACCGCGTGGTCACCATGCGGGCCGGCCGCGTGGCGCAGGACCGCGTGCCGACCGCCCCGGCAGGGCAGGGTGGGCCGGCGGCATCGCCGCAGCATCGGCCGCTCGGCTCGGCGGCGGCGCCACTTTCGTCCACCCAGGAAGAAGCCCGCGAGGACTTCGAGCCGGCCTGA
- the fhuF gene encoding siderophore-iron reductase FhuF, with amino-acid sequence MPPVMPLLQPLFPGALAPHGDGLQCAPAPPHGAVNLSTLLDAPGGLADVLQRQARHRGAGLHDLRAVASVWTLDYLDRLLPPVVAAASVLQHALPVGARNIWLQLDPNGTVQGFHIVALGMSMHGTRTEERYAALLWQHLQPLFLRLAEQTRVAPKILWGNTARRLDHILAQAVARVAPGTPVAVDRDFLLHRAQWPGGGNPMHGPQREVSRGAGAAPLTLHRQCCLYYLLPGESHCGACPLAPQHRRTAEAPSV; translated from the coding sequence ATGCCCCCCGTGATGCCGCTGCTGCAACCCCTGTTCCCCGGCGCGCTGGCGCCCCATGGCGACGGCCTGCAGTGCGCGCCGGCGCCACCGCACGGTGCCGTGAATCTCTCCACGCTGCTCGATGCGCCCGGCGGCCTGGCCGATGTGCTGCAACGCCAGGCACGGCACCGGGGCGCGGGCCTGCACGACCTGCGGGCCGTGGCCTCGGTATGGACGCTGGATTACCTGGACCGGCTGCTGCCCCCGGTGGTGGCCGCGGCCAGTGTGCTGCAGCACGCCTTGCCCGTGGGGGCGCGAAACATCTGGCTGCAGTTGGACCCCAACGGCACAGTGCAGGGTTTTCACATCGTCGCCCTGGGCATGTCGATGCACGGCACCCGCACGGAAGAGCGCTATGCCGCGCTGCTCTGGCAGCACCTGCAGCCGCTTTTTCTACGGCTGGCCGAACAGACGCGGGTGGCGCCCAAGATCCTCTGGGGCAACACGGCGCGGCGCCTGGACCACATCCTGGCGCAGGCGGTGGCCCGCGTGGCCCCCGGCACCCCGGTGGCGGTCGACCGCGACTTTTTACTGCACCGCGCGCAGTGGCCTGGCGGCGGCAACCCGATGCACGGCCCGCAACGCGAGGTGTCGCGCGGGGCAGGCGCCGCCCCTTTGACGCTGCACCGGCAATGCTGCCTGTACTACCTGCTGCCCGGCGAAAGCCACTGCGGCGCGTGCCCGCTGGCGCCCCAGCACCGGCGAACGGCCGAAGCGCCGAGCGTGTGA
- a CDS encoding formyltransferase family protein, whose translation MPKAKLAYILSLRNAAADQAGRHVAYKGEQRYMKSPLESLAEALDQTPLGDAYSLEGIVFDDDPQSPRDQAALQDYGFSCDPARPWIFPHGLRAQGKPLKDLMHSVPSTYRQLPRDSAQRVPAKQDFERRLRERLDALQADIVVLDGLLVILDDLARPGNPYWHRIANIHPGITRPGSPYQRRGAYATLDALHGARGEKVIDWATRATVAVPPVSMTGASFHYVDQGIDSGEVIFDVLATPIAPDDTILEMRWNNFQQSLFPALHQGLALLAEKTPLITQEPTSHACHS comes from the coding sequence ATGCCCAAGGCAAAACTCGCATACATCCTCTCCCTGCGGAACGCGGCGGCCGACCAGGCGGGCCGGCACGTGGCCTACAAAGGAGAGCAGCGCTACATGAAGTCTCCGCTGGAATCCCTGGCCGAGGCACTGGACCAGACGCCGCTGGGCGATGCCTATTCCCTGGAAGGCATCGTGTTCGACGACGATCCGCAGTCTCCGCGGGACCAGGCCGCATTGCAGGACTACGGCTTTTCGTGCGACCCCGCGCGGCCCTGGATTTTTCCGCACGGGCTGCGCGCGCAGGGCAAGCCGCTCAAGGACCTGATGCATTCCGTGCCTTCCACCTACCGCCAGCTGCCGCGCGATTCGGCGCAGCGGGTGCCGGCCAAGCAGGATTTCGAGCGCCGGCTGCGCGAGCGGCTGGACGCGCTGCAGGCCGACATCGTGGTGCTCGACGGCCTGCTGGTGATCCTGGACGACTTGGCGCGGCCGGGCAATCCGTACTGGCATCGCATCGCCAACATCCACCCGGGCATCACGCGGCCCGGGTCGCCCTACCAGCGCCGCGGCGCCTACGCCACGCTGGATGCGCTGCACGGCGCGCGGGGCGAGAAGGTCATCGACTGGGCCACGCGCGCCACCGTCGCCGTGCCGCCCGTATCGATGACGGGCGCCTCCTTTCACTACGTGGACCAGGGCATCGATTCGGGCGAGGTGATCTTCGACGTGCTGGCCACGCCCATCGCGCCGGACGACACCATTTTGGAAATGCGCTGGAACAACTTCCAGCAAAGCCTGTTTCCCGCGTTGCACCAGGGACTGGCATTGCTGGCGGAAAAAACCCCTCTCATCACACAGGAGCCGACATCCCATGCCTGCCATTCATGA
- a CDS encoding lysine N(6)-hydroxylase/L-ornithine N(5)-oxygenase family protein: protein MPAIHDLIGIGFGPSNVALAIALEEKRHASRPLDALFIERQPAFAWHPHMLLDQSHMQISFLKDLATLRNPTSRYTFINYLHEKGRLPDFINLKSFYPSRREFNDYLGWAAEQFEDHCIYGEDVFEVLPERQHAGAAPHGPQASPVSHLRVRSRNRAGTVTERLARNLVVGVGGTANIPPAFQPFKADPRVFHSSTYLQGMAAHGTARKIAVVGAGQSAAEIFMDLQGRPGAPQVDLIMRARSIRPSDDSPFVNEIFNVEFTDYMYSRPPSERSALLEEFWHTNYAVADMDLIQQIFKLFYEQKVAGGERLRFLRRQEVGAVRADAAGIHLTMADQDTGQEGTVRYDAVVLATGYARAQHKDLLQPLAPYLGDLQVDRHYRVQTTADFHPAIYLQGACESSHGLSDTLLSVTSVRTGEIGNALLAAATAHPAAPTRAAHGSREPTPA, encoded by the coding sequence ATGCCTGCCATTCATGACCTCATCGGGATCGGCTTCGGCCCGTCCAACGTCGCCCTGGCCATCGCGCTGGAGGAAAAGCGCCATGCCAGCCGCCCCCTGGACGCGCTGTTCATCGAGCGGCAGCCGGCCTTCGCGTGGCACCCGCACATGCTGCTGGACCAGTCGCACATGCAGATATCGTTCCTGAAGGACCTGGCCACACTGCGCAACCCGACCAGCCGGTACACCTTCATCAACTACCTGCACGAGAAGGGCCGCCTGCCGGACTTCATCAATCTCAAGAGCTTCTACCCGAGCCGCCGCGAGTTCAACGACTACCTGGGCTGGGCCGCGGAGCAGTTCGAGGACCACTGCATCTATGGCGAGGATGTGTTCGAGGTGCTGCCCGAGCGGCAGCATGCCGGCGCCGCGCCGCACGGACCGCAGGCGTCGCCCGTCTCCCACCTGCGCGTGCGCTCGCGCAACCGGGCGGGCACGGTGACCGAGCGGCTGGCGCGCAACCTGGTGGTGGGGGTGGGCGGCACGGCCAACATTCCGCCGGCCTTCCAGCCGTTCAAGGCCGACCCCCGCGTCTTTCACTCCAGCACCTATCTGCAGGGCATGGCGGCCCACGGCACGGCGCGCAAGATCGCGGTGGTGGGCGCGGGGCAGAGCGCGGCCGAGATCTTCATGGACCTGCAGGGCCGCCCCGGCGCGCCGCAGGTGGACCTGATCATGCGGGCCCGCTCGATCAGGCCCTCGGACGACAGCCCGTTCGTGAACGAGATCTTCAACGTGGAGTTCACCGACTACATGTACAGCCGCCCGCCTTCGGAACGCTCGGCGCTGCTGGAGGAGTTCTGGCACACCAACTACGCGGTGGCCGACATGGACCTGATCCAGCAGATCTTCAAGCTCTTCTACGAACAAAAAGTGGCGGGCGGCGAGCGGCTGCGCTTTCTGCGGCGCCAGGAAGTGGGCGCGGTGCGGGCCGACGCAGCCGGCATCCACCTGACGATGGCGGACCAGGACACCGGCCAGGAAGGCACCGTACGCTACGACGCCGTGGTGCTGGCCACGGGCTATGCGCGGGCGCAGCACAAGGACCTGCTGCAGCCCCTGGCGCCCTACCTGGGCGACCTGCAGGTCGATCGGCACTACCGCGTGCAGACCACGGCAGACTTCCATCCGGCCATCTACCTGCAAGGCGCCTGCGAAAGCTCGCACGGACTGAGCGACACGCTGCTGTCGGTCACTTCGGTTCGCACCGGGGAGATCGGCAACGCCTTGCTGGCCGCTGCCACGGCCCACCCGGCCGCGCCGACACGCGCCGCCCACGGATCGCGGGAGCCCACGCCGGCCTGA
- a CDS encoding RNA polymerase sigma factor: protein MRDLIHELVAHYGDLRRHLTYELRDPHYAADIAQSSFERVYAQAVGAKGSAPRESAAHSSAAPIESPRALLFRVARNLCIDDYRKRRVAQDWASQHAGDERHGAVPSSEYFAAQRQVLQRLVAMIEQLPPRRREVFLLFRAYGHTRTEIAERLGITEMAVAKHMVRATVDCSRVFAELRASLIEHQSPSGRSGFEAALAEDFS from the coding sequence ATGCGCGATCTGATCCATGAACTGGTGGCCCACTATGGGGATTTGCGCCGGCACCTGACGTACGAGCTCAGGGACCCGCACTATGCGGCCGACATCGCGCAATCGAGCTTCGAGCGGGTCTATGCCCAGGCCGTGGGAGCCAAGGGCTCGGCACCGCGCGAATCGGCCGCGCATTCTTCTGCGGCCCCCATCGAGTCGCCCCGCGCCCTGCTCTTTCGGGTGGCGCGCAACCTGTGCATCGACGACTACCGCAAGCGCAGGGTCGCGCAGGACTGGGCCAGCCAGCATGCGGGCGACGAGCGCCACGGGGCGGTTCCCTCTTCCGAATACTTCGCGGCGCAGCGCCAGGTGCTGCAGCGGCTGGTGGCGATGATCGAGCAGTTGCCGCCCCGGCGCCGCGAGGTCTTCCTGCTGTTCCGGGCCTACGGCCACACGCGCACAGAAATCGCCGAGCGCCTGGGCATCACCGAGATGGCGGTGGCCAAGCACATGGTGCGCGCCACGGTGGATTGCTCCCGCGTCTTCGCCGAACTGCGCGCCAGTCTGATCGAGCACCAGAGCCCGTCGGGCCGCTCGGGCTTCGAGGCCGCTCTGGCCGAAGACTTTTCCTGA
- a CDS encoding FecR family protein — protein MSLAPAPRERLIEHAIALIVQADVAPDPAAQDARATLAQWRQRSGEHEAAAQEARRRWDAIGSVSTDLRAHFSDAAAGIAPPGAGRSRRLLLSAAALLGTGLLAGRGVQWIWQQPVFTAAYAARTAQVLKVSLADGQDGAPGSRLDLSPQSAIDVALYRQHRSVRMARGDVRFEVARDADRPFVVLARGARIEVVGTVFTVRDRGGAVTVGVERGHVRVQPLAAPGNASPADPASAAGPAIDLYPGQLLEIRDGRTEPVRSVDPALLSSWREGWLVFRNEPLRDALATVNAYRAQPITLADERVGDLRLSSRFRAGDSTALLAALPTILPLTVHARADGGVELRAR, from the coding sequence ATGTCACTGGCCCCTGCGCCGCGCGAGCGCTTGATCGAACACGCGATCGCACTGATCGTGCAGGCCGATGTCGCCCCCGACCCGGCCGCGCAGGACGCGCGCGCCACGCTGGCGCAATGGCGCCAGCGCTCGGGCGAGCACGAAGCTGCGGCCCAGGAAGCGCGCCGGCGCTGGGATGCCATCGGCAGCGTCTCGACCGACCTGCGAGCCCATTTCAGCGATGCGGCTGCGGGCATTGCGCCGCCGGGTGCGGGGCGCTCACGGCGCCTGCTGCTGTCTGCCGCCGCGCTGCTGGGCACCGGCCTGCTGGCTGGGCGCGGCGTACAGTGGATCTGGCAGCAACCCGTGTTCACCGCCGCCTACGCCGCGCGCACCGCCCAGGTGCTGAAGGTCTCGCTGGCCGATGGGCAGGATGGCGCGCCGGGCAGCCGGCTGGACCTGTCACCGCAAAGCGCGATCGATGTGGCGCTGTACCGGCAGCATCGGAGCGTGCGGATGGCCCGGGGCGATGTCCGTTTCGAAGTGGCGCGCGATGCGGACCGCCCATTCGTGGTGCTGGCCCGCGGGGCACGCATCGAGGTGGTCGGCACGGTGTTCACGGTGCGCGACCGGGGTGGTGCCGTCACCGTGGGGGTGGAGCGTGGGCATGTGCGCGTGCAACCGCTGGCAGCCCCGGGCAATGCCAGCCCGGCCGACCCGGCCAGCGCGGCAGGCCCGGCGATCGACCTGTACCCGGGCCAGTTGCTGGAAATCCGGGACGGCCGGACCGAGCCGGTGCGCTCGGTGGACCCTGCCTTGCTGTCGTCCTGGCGGGAGGGCTGGCTGGTTTTCAGGAACGAACCGCTGCGCGATGCGCTGGCCACGGTGAATGCCTACCGCGCCCAGCCGATCACGCTGGCCGACGAGCGGGTGGGCGATCTGCGCCTGTCCAGCCGGTTCCGCGCGGGCGACTCCACCGCTTTGCTGGCCGCGCTGCCGACGATCCTGCCCTTGACCGTGCACGCCCGGGCGGATGGCGGCGTCGAATTGCGCGCCCGCTGA
- a CDS encoding TonB-dependent siderophore receptor: MHSFPRQSLLGAALAAAFGTLLAGWSPAALAQAPQAVAPQAFDVKVPAQPLAGALAELSRQTGVPVFAAGDLVAGAESRPVSGRLTVEQALQSMLAGSALEAGNAAGGGYAIRRASRQAASGTLSTVVVKAGADTERPDGPVNGYVAQRSRTATKTDTALLETPQSISVIGRTEMDARGSLDLMDIVAQTPGVSVAAYGPDNRGWEYIAIRGFPGNTSSYRDGLPQTQFGVVYRMTEPYGLERVEVLRGPASVLFGQGDAGGVINRVSKTPSADATREIEVQYGSFDRKQLAFDVGGALGEGSDLSFRLVGVGLDSNDQDRYPNGDRINRTHVYLAPSLRWQPSAATSFTLLGEFLKDKSGEDPYYANFFGPDGNLRHVKYGDPSFSRFQQDQSSLGYQFEHALNNGWTVRQNARYTDIALERNALWADSVLADGHTISRSTRSWDDGLKQGSLDTQLQGSVRTGAVQHTLLFGVDWNHLEGTALRFRGIGPNLDLLNPVYGMSVPTPRTAMADFTQKTDQIGLYAQNQIRFSDRWVATLGGRQDHVKTTTDNRLNAQRTTQSDDAFSGRVGVNYLLGGGWSPYASYAESFLPTSGADANNNPFKPSRGKQVEVGVKYQPEGGKTLFTAALFDLRKTNVVTYDSITSDARQIGKQRSRGLELEAKAELMRGLSATASFTVLNLKVLESADTSEVGKIPVTIPKQTASLWLDYAIGGGFGVGAGVNYVGERQNDEANATAEGGFTLLNAALRYDQGPWRFALNATNLLDRKYNTICYQRECYMGRERTLTATAKYRW, translated from the coding sequence ATGCATTCCTTTCCCCGTCAGTCCCTGCTGGGCGCGGCGCTTGCCGCCGCGTTCGGAACCCTTCTTGCCGGCTGGAGCCCCGCAGCCCTGGCCCAGGCGCCACAGGCCGTGGCGCCGCAGGCCTTCGACGTGAAGGTGCCGGCCCAGCCGCTGGCGGGCGCGCTGGCCGAGCTGTCGCGCCAGACCGGGGTGCCGGTGTTCGCGGCTGGTGACCTGGTGGCCGGGGCCGAGTCCCGCCCGGTCTCGGGCCGCCTGACGGTGGAGCAGGCCCTGCAGTCCATGCTGGCCGGCAGCGCGCTGGAGGCCGGCAACGCCGCTGGCGGGGGCTATGCCATCCGCCGGGCCAGCCGGCAGGCCGCCAGCGGCACCTTGTCCACCGTGGTGGTGAAAGCCGGGGCCGATACCGAGCGGCCCGATGGCCCGGTCAACGGCTACGTGGCCCAGCGCAGCCGCACGGCCACCAAGACGGACACCGCGTTGCTGGAGACGCCCCAGTCGATCTCGGTGATCGGGCGCACCGAGATGGATGCGCGCGGCTCGCTGGACCTGATGGACATCGTGGCGCAGACGCCCGGCGTCTCGGTGGCGGCCTATGGGCCGGACAACCGCGGCTGGGAATACATCGCGATTCGCGGCTTCCCGGGCAACACCAGCAGCTACCGCGACGGCCTGCCGCAGACGCAGTTCGGCGTGGTCTACCGCATGACCGAGCCTTACGGGCTGGAACGCGTGGAAGTGCTGCGCGGCCCGGCCTCGGTGCTTTTCGGCCAGGGCGATGCCGGCGGCGTGATCAACCGCGTGAGCAAGACACCCAGCGCCGATGCCACGCGCGAGATCGAGGTCCAGTACGGCAGCTTCGACCGCAAGCAACTGGCCTTCGATGTGGGCGGCGCCCTGGGCGAAGGCAGCGACCTGAGCTTTCGCCTGGTGGGCGTGGGCCTGGACAGCAACGACCAGGACCGCTACCCGAACGGCGACCGCATCAACCGCACCCACGTGTACCTCGCGCCGTCGCTGCGCTGGCAGCCGAGCGCCGCCACGTCGTTCACGCTGCTGGGCGAGTTCCTCAAGGACAAATCGGGAGAAGATCCGTACTACGCCAATTTCTTCGGGCCGGACGGCAACCTGCGGCACGTCAAGTACGGCGACCCGTCGTTCAGCCGCTTCCAGCAGGACCAGTCTTCGCTGGGCTACCAGTTCGAGCACGCGCTGAACAACGGCTGGACGGTGCGCCAGAACGCGCGCTATACCGACATCGCACTGGAACGCAATGCGCTGTGGGCAGACTCGGTGCTGGCGGATGGGCACACCATTTCACGCAGCACGCGCTCCTGGGACGACGGGCTGAAGCAGGGCTCCCTGGACACGCAACTGCAGGGCTCGGTGCGCACGGGCGCCGTGCAGCACACGCTGCTTTTCGGGGTGGACTGGAACCACCTCGAAGGCACCGCGCTGCGCTTTCGGGGCATCGGCCCCAACCTGGACCTGCTCAACCCGGTGTACGGCATGTCCGTGCCGACACCGCGCACGGCCATGGCCGACTTCACGCAAAAGACGGACCAGATCGGGCTGTACGCACAGAACCAGATCCGCTTCAGCGACCGCTGGGTGGCCACGCTGGGCGGGCGGCAGGACCATGTCAAGACCACCACCGACAACCGCCTGAACGCCCAGCGCACGACGCAGAGCGACGACGCCTTCAGCGGCCGCGTCGGGGTGAACTACCTGCTGGGCGGGGGCTGGTCGCCCTACGCGAGCTATGCCGAATCGTTCCTGCCCACGAGTGGCGCAGACGCCAACAACAACCCGTTCAAGCCGAGCCGGGGCAAGCAGGTGGAGGTGGGGGTCAAGTACCAGCCAGAGGGCGGCAAGACCCTGTTCACTGCGGCGCTGTTCGATCTGCGAAAGACCAACGTGGTGACCTACGACAGCATCACATCGGACGCCCGGCAGATCGGCAAGCAACGCTCCCGCGGGCTGGAACTGGAGGCCAAGGCCGAGCTGATGCGCGGGCTCAGCGCCACCGCCTCGTTCACGGTGCTGAATCTCAAGGTGCTGGAGAGCGCGGACACGAGCGAGGTGGGGAAAATCCCGGTCACGATCCCCAAGCAGACCGCATCGCTCTGGCTGGACTACGCGATCGGCGGCGGCTTCGGCGTGGGCGCGGGCGTGAACTACGTGGGCGAGCGCCAGAACGACGAGGCCAACGCGACGGCCGAAGGCGGCTTCACCTTGCTCAATGCCGCGTTGCGCTACGACCAGGGCCCCTGGCGCTTCGCGCTGAACGCCACCAATCTGCTGGACCGGAAGTACAACACCATCTGCTACCAGCGCGAGTGCTACATGGGGCGCGAACGCACGCTGACGGCCACGGCCAAGTACAGGTGGTGA